CAAAGCGAGAGACTTCTTGGCAAATTCATCCGCGAGTTTCAAGGTCCGCTTCTTTTGTTTCACCTTTTTTGGTGATATTATCATCTGCTACTGCTGCTGCCACTgctattactttttttttgtggtaaTATTCTTGAGGAAACTGATTCCGTCAGAAGTTTGGTGGATGGATGATTGATTTCTTGGTTTGGGATTGCAATAGTCTACCACTGCTATTTTTATCTTGTCACCTATGGCCTAACCTCCATTTATGGATGTTCAGTGACCATTTATGACATACGTAGCAGGGTATTTGAGCTCTTATCTTACCTAATTGCCTTTTTGCAATGCTTGCAAAAAGTTACtgatatactattttttttttaaaaaggaatTTTAGTACTTAAGTTTGCTAGTCAGTAAAGGAATGCGTTAGGAATCAACTGGTTCTCCATATGTCTTTTGCTGTTTGTTTTGGCGTGTTTCTTGTCGGAGTGTATGATGCTGTCTTAAGTGTCATTGGCAATGGATGAAGTCCTGTCCGCTTTGCCTTTCACTTCTGCATCtcagttttttttctttctactaAAGCTTATAGAGACTAATATCTTTTGGTCTTTTACAAGTCTGGTTTTTGTCAAGACCGCTAATAgaccagcctttttttttttggtcaggaAGAAAGGCATTCCAAGATGATATTGTCATTGCAACAAAGTTTGCTGCATATCCATGGCGTCTAACACCTGGACAATTTGTCAACGCTTGCAAGTGTGCTACTAAttctttattttaattgatgtttAGTGTTTTTTGAGTTCTAAGTGAAACAAGATCTGAGCTCTCTTCCAATTAAAAGTGAGGGACATTGAGATAATAATCCATTCCAAGTAAATGAGATTCCACAAGGAGCCAGGACAGGATATCTTTGAGAGCCTAATGTCAgttttttctagttttcttgATTGGATAAATGATCATGCACAATTTTTTCCAAGGTCTTCTCTGCATCGGATGCAAATTGAACAAATAGGAATTGGACAGCTGCACTGGTCAACTGCCAATTATGCTCCTCTTCAAGAGCGAGCTCTTTGGGATGGTTTGGTTGCAATGCATGAGAAGGTGTAATCTTGTAGGCATTTATTCAATAATCGCAGCCATTACTTGGTTCCATGCTCATGATGATTGTTATCATTTGGCTTTTATACAAATTGACATGATACCTGGATAATTAATAGCACAATGTCCTTAGTTTTGTTTTAGTTCATTACAAAGATTTGTGACTACATTATGGAAATCTTGGAATGCAGGGTTTAGTTCGGGCAGTTGGTGTGAGCAATTATGGGCCAAAACAACTTCTGAAAATACATGATTACCTTAAAGCCAGGGGAGTTCCTTTATGCTCTGCACAGGTGCTATTCTCTTTGTGGCTTCTGAGTGAAATCAATACTAGTCTGAATATTAACCTGTTTTTGTGAAATCATAGTTGAATGCCTGGCAATAATAGATAAAAATAATTACACTtccactttttaatttttttttttttgagtttgttgcATCCCGTCTTAAATCATAGTACACAGACATGCTTTATAAGTCGAGTGAAAAGGATACATACAAGTAGATCTGTTGGAATGTCTGTGGAGCATACATGATGGTGACCTTTACTGAGTCCTTAATCAGATTTTGAGGCCTACAACATGTGTTGGTTGCAAGATGTGTCGAGTGGCAGGGGTTTAAATATTTTGCATTGATCATTTAGGAGCCCAGAAGTCATTTGGCAGTTTCAGGATGCTGACAATAACACCTTTTTATTTAGCATTTCAATAGCTTTCTGTTTTTGTTGTGATTGATAATTTTGTGTTCAGGGTTTGCCAATGTTCAGGTTCAGTTTTCACTGCTTAGCATGGGAAGGGACCAAATGGAGATCAAGAAGTTATGTGATTCTTTGGGTATTAGATTGATTTCGTATAGTCCTTTGGGGCTTGGGATGCTAACCGGGAAATACAGCCCTTCTAATCTTCCTCAGGGACCTAGGTAAATGAACTTTCACATTCTTCCACTTGTTAAAAGCTGCATGTGCCTTGATCTCCAAATATTACATACCGGGCAGCTCTATCATGCTTTGCCTCATGGTATTTTGCTGTAACTCATGTAGGGGCCTACTATTTAGACAAATCCTGCCCGGATTGGAGCCCTTACTAGGTTCATTAAAAGAAATTGCCAAGAAAAGACGGAAAACTATGTCACAGGTATCCATCCCTTGACTTTGAAGTTGCATTGTGCATCATATAGAGTGCTCGTCACACGTTAGAATGTTAGGACTTAAACAGTAGATAATCACTATTCTGAGACCACCTAACTGTCAAGCTTTGGAGCGTTCTTACCTCCTAATCTCCTATGTTCTAGTGAATTTAAATAGATCCGAGCAGTATTGAAAATTCAAATGGGGAAAGGCTGAGGAATGTGAACAAAgcaaaaaagttaggcaagtaatGACACTTGTGCTAGGATAGTAGTAACTTTTTATGTTAGGACTTTTATTGCATTGTTGTCCACATAGGTTGCTATAAACTGGTGCATCTGCAAAGGAACAATTCCAATTCCGGGAGTCAAGTCAGTCAAACAGGCCGAGGAGAATTTAGGTGCCCTTGGTTGGCAACTCTCTGCAGACGAGTTATCTCAATTAGAATATGGTGCCCTTGAATCTCCCAGCAAAATGATTCAAAACATTTTTCAGACCAGCTAAGTAACTGTCGCGAATGATTATGCGATATGTCGAATTTCAGGCTACGATCTTGCTACTCTTGTTATGTGCCTCGAGTCCCCATTGGCCCGATCTTTCCCTCCTGATCGTGTTTTTCCGTATTCTGTTTCCTTGggctgtttatttttatttttatttttgccttTCGACCTCTCATTTGCTTCCTTGCAAGGGGGTGAACATTTTGAGTTCTGAAAGCAGGGACACTCTTTCTAAGAATCCAGTACCGATCCCTCGACGGCTAGTGATAAGCAAATTGGGCTTTGTATGCTAAATCTTCAGTTGCCGTCCAGTGTAATACAAGTACGTTGCTGTAGAATATCCCATTTGTTATTTGAAATGTATAATTGTGGGGTGAATGACCGGAAAAAATCAGTACACTAAGGCTTCGTTTGATtcaatgtaaaatattttcaacgGAAAATGTCTTCTATAGAAAATTTTATCTAGGAAAATAGTTAATTTCTACATGTTTTTTCCAATGTTTGGGAGGAGAtgaagactacaaatctttagTGGGGTATTGCACAAGTGGTAGGTTTTGTTCTGAATCTTAAGGCTGGTGGGGGAGCAAGTATGGATAGTCTTACGATTTACGAGACGGATATGGAAAATAACTTCAGTTCATTTATATGGGAAGTCATTTTACATCATctgatgtaaaatattttcagtagGAAAAAATTTTCCCAAAGCAATAACCCAACCAAACAATAGAAAATCGGGAAAACGttttctggaaaatattttcttttcaaacaaacagaccctaaaTCAGTACGTAGAGAATTCCATCCGCTTTGTCTTTCAAATtttccattattattattattgttacatTTTGTGAGGATTATTCAAAATCTTCACGGGAATTATTAATCAGTGAAACTAAAGATGAGGATGTTAATATCTGCCGTTTGGATTTTTGGCTCCTTCCACCTGTGCCTGGTATGAGTTACGTGAGTACAAATGACAGAAGCCCAGGTGTGATTCGTGTCCCGTCGTGTCGTAGTCCTGCTACCCAACCCAAACGGTTgtggataatttcaaaaattttccttGAGATTTCCTGCTATTTCTCTTAACTcttttgaagttttaaaaattgcaCTTACCATCATTAATGTGACATTTTTGGTAACCAAACCTTAAAAAAGGGTTAAAAATTCAATGAAttctctaaaatacccttatctCATaaagttttatttattattctaaataattatAGAGTAATTTTGCGTAATTATAAAAGGAATGAGCATCAAGTTTTTTATATTGTTTGATAATTAATTATAACAATAAATCTATAGCTATAATAGCCTTTTTTTAGTGCTTTAGTGAAAGTACGTATCAATTTTAAGATAGAGAAGAAAGtgtcattttaattttttaaaaactttttggACTAGTTCAATGATGGAACTATCATAGTTTGGTAGTAATTTTGGGCATTGTTATTATcgatttattcttgattttgatacaaaaatttaaaaaaaaaaaaggagcagaAAAAATTGGATGGTATCaaatgttataaaaaaaaagttactagTTTGACATTTGATCAACATAGAGGTTGAGGACAATATTGATAGTTTTTCATATTGTGTGATaaaaatataagagaaatgaaTAAGAAGGGAAAATGATTATAAAACCCATCCTTTGTATGAGCATGGCAAACAAGAGAGTTTCAATAGAATGTTAACGTTAGTATTGTTTTTTTCAAGTGGATAAGGGagataagtgtaatttttaaaattttagagaTATTAAATGAGATTGGCAAAACCCTcgagggaggtttttgaaattatcccatgtTAAATATCAAttctagggataatttcagaaacctcccctgaggtttctgacagtctcaAGGACCTCCCCTGAAGTTTCGAAAATCCCTTATACCTCCCCTGTCAGATTGTTGGGTCCCAAAATGACTTGAAAAACGTTGAATTGACACAAATATCCCTGCTGTTGAAGTAATATATTCTGATAATAACATGAATTAATTAGTGAAATGAGTAATAGAAAGGATTAAGTAACTTAACTGgaatttgataataaaatgaATTGCTAATTTGGGCTAAGAGAAAAGGCGCCAAAAATGGGCGCccatttggttgttgatgtgaCAATGGTAGCTGACTGAACGTTAATTTTGGTGAGGAATAGACCTTCTTGAGGAATAGACCTTTatggagaaaagccataaagagctggttttttattcaacaacgagttaatttttattatatctaataactaaatttttgtttaagaaaaatgggtactctgttcttataatgaatGAAAGCTTTGAAAAGTGGGGCTCTTTTATTCATCAGGTAACCACACATGAAGGGGAAATTGTGCCGATTTAGCAACGGCACCGGCAAATACTAGACCAGCACACAAAGTAACAAACAAAGAATTGACTT
This portion of the Coffea arabica cultivar ET-39 chromosome 2e, Coffea Arabica ET-39 HiFi, whole genome shotgun sequence genome encodes:
- the LOC113729881 gene encoding pyridoxal reductase, chloroplastic isoform X2, which encodes MALSVWMPASISISAPPTWYVKCSGAKASTADSIIPSSLLNSLKTLKFPRFWPWQKVKIGPLTVSPMGFGTWAWGNQLLWGYQESMDSQLQDTFNLALENGINFFDTADSYGTGKLNGQSERLLGKFIREFQGRKAFQDDIVIATKFAAYPWRLTPGQFVNACKSSLHRMQIEQIGIGQLHWSTANYAPLQERALWDGLVAMHEKGLVRAVGVSNYGPKQLLKIHDYLKARGVPLCSAQVQFSLLSMGRDQMEIKKLCDSLGIRLISYSPLGLGMLTGKYSPSNLPQGPRGLLFRQILPGLEPLLGSLKEIAKKRRKTMSQVAINWCICKGTIPIPGVKSVKQAEENLGALGWQLSADELSQLEYGALESPSKMIQNIFQTS
- the LOC113729881 gene encoding pyridoxal reductase, chloroplastic isoform X1: MYIRVVCPPQKTVSKAELKLQQYREVRAMALSVWMPASISISAPPTWYVKCSGAKASTADSIIPSSLLNSLKTLKFPRFWPWQKVKIGPLTVSPMGFGTWAWGNQLLWGYQESMDSQLQDTFNLALENGINFFDTADSYGTGKLNGQSERLLGKFIREFQGRKAFQDDIVIATKFAAYPWRLTPGQFVNACKSSLHRMQIEQIGIGQLHWSTANYAPLQERALWDGLVAMHEKGLVRAVGVSNYGPKQLLKIHDYLKARGVPLCSAQVQFSLLSMGRDQMEIKKLCDSLGIRLISYSPLGLGMLTGKYSPSNLPQGPRGLLFRQILPGLEPLLGSLKEIAKKRRKTMSQVAINWCICKGTIPIPGVKSVKQAEENLGALGWQLSADELSQLEYGALESPSKMIQNIFQTS